The genome window TATAACCACAGGAGAAACGATGCAACTACAGCTAAGCAATCAACTATAGCAGCTACTATCGAACGGTCACAGTCTTTGGGTGGAGCGCCTTTGATTTGTTGCGGTGGCGCAGCCAACCCGAGGCAACGAGGGGAGCTTCAAATCAGCAGCGTGATGCCCGAAGACGAGGCCCCGCGGCCGTGAGCGCACCACAGTTGGATATGAAACTATAGGTAAATAAAGCTCCCAGGATTTCTAGTGGCTATGAAAGTATAGCTAGAAAAAAACCAGACGCTAGCAGGAGCTGCGCACGCTGCTAGGTCTTTAGAACCCTGATTCAGAATTCTCACTAAAGCTCGAGATGACAAATACTATACTATACTATACTATACTATACTATACTATACTATACTATACTATACTATAAACCGGAATCTCCTGCAGTGGCTGAAACTGGCGCGTTTCGAAATCAACCTGCCAGCAATAATGCGCTAACCCATTTGTAATAACCACATACTTAGCTTTTATTGTTTGATTATAGACAGACACCTGTTTTACAACATCCTGCGTAATAGGCACGGAAGCCGCTTTACATTCAACTAACAAAAAAGGATTGCCACTGTTATCGTATACACATAAATCCGTGCGTTTCTGGAGTTTATTGTAATTGGTGCCGCGCTCTATACTTATCAGGCTTTTAGGATATTGCAGGTTATTGATGAGGTAATGCAGAAAATGCTGACGCACCCATTCTTCCGGTGTAAGAACTATATTCTTCCGGCGGAGTATATCAAAAATAAGATAATTAGCCCCGGATTTTGTAATTTTGTGTTCGAATGGTGGCAGATTAAGAGCATCCATGATGCAATTTAGCCATTTTCTGACGCTCCGCCCCAGTAGCACAGGCTACTAAGGCGGATTTTTTATATCTAATTGAGTATATTTAATTTATGAAGACGAAAGAAGAGATCGTAAACGACTGGCTTCCCCGATACACGGGTGTGCCACTGGATGAGTTTGGAGAATATATCCTGCTTACGAATTTTATAAACTATGTGCGCATGTTTGCCGATAGGTTTGGAGTAGAGATAAATGGTTTCGACAAGCCAATGCAGACAGCCACTGCCAATAACATTACTATTATCAACTTTGGTATGGGTAGTGCTATGGCGGCAACCGTAATGGACTTACTTTCAGCCATCAAGCCTAAAGCAGCCTTGTTCTTGGGCAAATGCGGTGGCCTGAAGAGAAAAACACAGTTGGGCGACCTTATACTTCCTATAGCAGCTATCCGCGGCGAAGGTACCTCAGACGATTATTTACCACCTGAAATTCCGGCTCTTCCTTCTTTCCGTTTGCAGCGTGCGGTTTCATCCATGATCAAAAAACATGAGTTGGATTACTGGACTGGTACAGTGTATACTACCAACCGCCGCGTTTGGGAACATGACGAAGACTTTAAAGATTACCTGCGCCAGATCCGGGCAATGGGTATTGATATGGAAACAGCCACCATTTTTACCGTAGGCTTTGTGAACGAGATTCCTCATGGGGCGCTTCTGCTGGTTTCCGATAACCCGATGACTCCAGAAGGTGTTAAGACTTCAGCCAGCGACAAACTGGTAACCACCTCTTATGTAGAAAAGCACCTGAGCATAGGTATTGATTCTTTGATTGAACTTCAGAATTCAGGAGAATCTGTTAAACACATGCGCTTCGAATAAACAATACAATGAAGAATACATTACGCACTTTTGCTGCGGTTGTACTGCTTGGCTCCACCCTGCTCGGCGGTTGCACCAGTACCCAAACAGCAACCGAAACCGCTGACCTTATAGTTTATAACGGTACGGTTTATACAGTTAATAATAACTTTGATAAAGCTGAAGCCTTTGCTGTAAAGGATGGTAAAATACTGGCCGTAGGAACATCAGAGGAGATCAGGAATAAGTATAAAGCAACCGAAGAGCTTGATGCCCAAGGAAAGGCAATATATCCCGGCTTTAACGATGCCCACTCCCACTTCTACCGTTATGGCTTGTCGCTACAGTCGGCTGACCTGGTAGGAACAGAATCCTACAAAGAGGTAGTACAGAAAGTAACCGAGCAGCGCGAAAAGTACCCGGACACCGAATGGATTACCGGCCGCGGCTGGGATCAGAACGACTGGGCAGTGAAGGAATTCCCTACAAAGGATACGCTGGACTCGCTTTTCCCGAACACACCGATTATACTTACCCGTGTAGATGGACATGCTGCTATAGTTAACCAGAAAGCTTTGGACCTGGCAGGTATAAAACCAACCACTAAAATGGTGGGCGGCCTGGTTGAGGTGAAAAATGGTAAAATGACCGGTATCCTGATCGATAATGCCATTGACCTGGTATCGGCTAAGATACCCGAGGCTAGCGAAGATGAACAGCGCCAGGCTCTAAAAGCTGCTGAACAGAATTGTTTTACTGTTGGACTCACTTCGCTTGCCGATGCCGGTTTGGATAAAAGTACAGCTGATCTGATGGATGCCATGCATAAGAGTGGCGATCTGCAGATGCGCGTGTACGTGATGCTGAACCCAACCAAGCCAAACCTGGACCACTACCTAAAGAATGGTATTTACAAAACTGAAAGGTTGAATGTTCGGTCTTTCAAGATTTATGGGGATGGTGCGCTAGGATCTCGTGGTGCTGCTTTACTTAAGCCATATCAAGATAAGGCAGGGCATTATGGCTTCCTATTAGCTACAGAACAAGAGTTTAGAAGTATAGCCGCGCAGTTGGCAAAGTCTGATTTCCAGATGAACACCCATGCTATCGGCGACTCTACAAACCGTTTGTTGCTGG of Pontibacter deserti contains these proteins:
- a CDS encoding type I restriction enzyme HsdR N-terminal domain-containing protein encodes the protein MDALNLPPFEHKITKSGANYLIFDILRRKNIVLTPEEWVRQHFLHYLINNLQYPKSLISIERGTNYNKLQKRTDLCVYDNSGNPFLLVECKAASVPITQDVVKQVSVYNQTIKAKYVVITNGLAHYCWQVDFETRQFQPLQEIPVYSIV
- a CDS encoding AMP nucleosidase, translating into MKTKEEIVNDWLPRYTGVPLDEFGEYILLTNFINYVRMFADRFGVEINGFDKPMQTATANNITIINFGMGSAMAATVMDLLSAIKPKAALFLGKCGGLKRKTQLGDLILPIAAIRGEGTSDDYLPPEIPALPSFRLQRAVSSMIKKHELDYWTGTVYTTNRRVWEHDEDFKDYLRQIRAMGIDMETATIFTVGFVNEIPHGALLLVSDNPMTPEGVKTSASDKLVTTSYVEKHLSIGIDSLIELQNSGESVKHMRFE
- a CDS encoding amidohydrolase, translated to MKNTLRTFAAVVLLGSTLLGGCTSTQTATETADLIVYNGTVYTVNNNFDKAEAFAVKDGKILAVGTSEEIRNKYKATEELDAQGKAIYPGFNDAHSHFYRYGLSLQSADLVGTESYKEVVQKVTEQREKYPDTEWITGRGWDQNDWAVKEFPTKDTLDSLFPNTPIILTRVDGHAAIVNQKALDLAGIKPTTKMVGGLVEVKNGKMTGILIDNAIDLVSAKIPEASEDEQRQALKAAEQNCFTVGLTSLADAGLDKSTADLMDAMHKSGDLQMRVYVMLNPTKPNLDHYLKNGIYKTERLNVRSFKIYGDGALGSRGAALLKPYQDKAGHYGFLLATEQEFRSIAAQLAKSDFQMNTHAIGDSTNRLLLDIYGEVLVGKNDKRWRIEHSQIVNPADMDKYGKYNIVPSVQPTHATSDMYWAGDRLGKERIAHAYPFKELMQQNNWIPLGSDFPVEHINPLYTFHAAVARQDAKNYPSGGFQIENALTREDALRGITIWAAKAAFEENEKGTIEAGKFADFVIMEDDLMTVAPEKMRNMQVLYTYVNGKQVYKK